A genomic stretch from Pseudomonas sp. MUP55 includes:
- a CDS encoding LysR family transcriptional regulator, producing MKARSDELQIFVSVIECGSISAAAEQVGQTPSAVSRTLSRLEAKLDTTLINRTTRRMDLTEEGRYFFDQAKVILAQMEALEERLSSRQKKPAGRLRINAAVPFMLHGIMPYIGEFRSLYPDIQLELNSDDLIIDLLEQSTDIAIRIGTLADSTLHARALGSTPLHILASVDYLKQHGTPTTVAELAEHTLLGFTQTDSLNHWPLRHAEGDRWHIQPGVAASSGETVRHLALEGQGICCLSNFMTHQDIEAGRLVPLLEAFNSGYRQPIHAVYYRNSQLALRIQCFLDFIQAKLARYAL from the coding sequence GTGAAAGCCCGATCCGATGAACTGCAGATTTTCGTCAGCGTGATTGAATGCGGCTCGATTTCCGCTGCCGCCGAGCAGGTCGGGCAAACGCCGTCGGCGGTCAGCCGCACCTTGTCGCGCCTGGAAGCCAAGCTCGACACCACCCTGATCAACCGCACCACGCGGCGCATGGACCTGACCGAGGAGGGCCGGTACTTTTTCGACCAAGCCAAGGTCATCCTGGCGCAGATGGAAGCGCTGGAGGAGCGCCTGTCGTCACGCCAGAAAAAACCGGCCGGGCGGCTGCGCATCAATGCGGCGGTGCCGTTCATGCTGCACGGGATCATGCCCTACATCGGCGAGTTTCGTAGCCTCTACCCGGACATCCAGCTGGAGCTGAACAGCGACGATCTGATCATCGACCTGCTGGAGCAAAGCACCGACATCGCCATTCGTATCGGCACGCTGGCGGACTCCACCCTGCATGCCCGCGCACTGGGCAGCACGCCGCTGCACATCCTGGCCAGCGTCGACTACCTCAAGCAACATGGCACGCCGACCACTGTCGCCGAGCTGGCTGAGCATACGTTGCTGGGATTCACCCAGACCGACAGCCTCAACCATTGGCCGCTGCGCCACGCCGAGGGCGACCGTTGGCACATCCAGCCGGGCGTTGCCGCGTCCAGCGGTGAAACCGTGCGGCACCTGGCATTGGAAGGGCAGGGCATCTGTTGCCTGTCGAACTTTATGACCCATCAAGACATCGAGGCCGGGCGCCTGGTGCCGCTGCTGGAAGCATTCAACAGTGGCTATCGCCAGCCGATCCATGCGGTTTACTACCGCAACTCGCAACTGGCGCTGCGGATCCAGTGCTTCCTGGATTTTATCCAGGCCAAGCTGGCACGTTATGCCCTTTGA
- a CDS encoding SulP family inorganic anion transporter: MNLTRLRADALAGLTTSFALLPECIAFALVAHLNPLMGLYGAFIICTLTALFGGRPGMVSGAAGSMAVVIVALVVQHGVEYLLATVLLGGLIMVAFGLLRLGKLVRMVPHPVMLGFVNGLAIIIALAQLEHFKRGETWLSGTPLYVMVALVAVTMAIVYLLPRLTRAVPPALVAILGVGLAVYLLGLPTRTLGDMAHIAGGLPTFALPQIPWTFETLGIIAPYAFLMAMVGLLETLLTLNLTDEITETRGYPDRESVALGAANMVSGLFGGMGGCAMIGQTVINLSSGGRGRFSGVFAGVMILLFILFLSPLIERIPLAALVGVMFVVSQQTFAWASLRVINKVPLNDVLVIMAVTVITVFTDLATAVLCGIVIAALNFAWQQARELYADEHLEADGSKLYRLHGTLFFASTTPFLNQFDPANDPAQVTLDCRHLSFVDYSAIAALMTLRERYSKAGKHLRVLHLSERCKKLLKRAKVHHD, translated from the coding sequence ATGAACCTCACCCGTCTGCGCGCCGACGCCCTGGCCGGCCTCACTACGTCATTTGCCTTGCTGCCCGAGTGCATCGCCTTCGCGCTGGTGGCCCATCTCAACCCGTTGATGGGACTCTACGGCGCGTTCATCATATGCACCCTCACCGCGCTGTTCGGTGGTCGCCCCGGTATGGTCTCCGGAGCGGCCGGTTCGATGGCGGTGGTGATCGTGGCGCTGGTGGTGCAGCACGGCGTCGAGTATCTGCTGGCGACCGTGCTGCTGGGCGGGTTGATCATGGTCGCTTTCGGCTTGTTGCGCCTGGGCAAGCTGGTGCGCATGGTGCCGCACCCGGTGATGCTGGGCTTCGTCAATGGCCTGGCGATTATCATCGCGCTGGCGCAGTTGGAGCACTTCAAGCGCGGTGAAACCTGGCTCAGCGGTACGCCGCTGTACGTGATGGTCGCTCTGGTCGCGGTCACCATGGCCATTGTCTACCTGCTGCCGCGCCTGACTCGCGCCGTGCCGCCTGCCCTGGTGGCAATCCTCGGCGTGGGCCTGGCGGTGTACCTGCTCGGCCTGCCCACCCGCACCCTTGGCGACATGGCGCACATCGCCGGCGGCCTGCCGACCTTCGCGCTGCCGCAGATCCCCTGGACCTTCGAAACCCTGGGCATTATTGCGCCTTACGCGTTCCTGATGGCCATGGTCGGCCTGCTGGAAACCCTGCTGACCCTCAACCTCACCGACGAAATTACCGAAACCCGTGGCTACCCCGACCGCGAAAGCGTGGCCTTGGGCGCTGCGAACATGGTCTCGGGCCTGTTCGGCGGCATGGGCGGTTGCGCGATGATCGGGCAAACCGTGATCAACCTCAGTTCCGGCGGGCGTGGGCGTTTTTCCGGGGTGTTCGCCGGGGTGATGATCCTGCTGTTCATCCTGTTTCTGTCGCCGTTGATCGAGCGGATTCCGCTGGCGGCGCTGGTGGGGGTGATGTTCGTGGTGTCCCAGCAGACCTTTGCCTGGGCGTCGTTGCGGGTGATCAACAAGGTGCCGCTCAATGACGTGCTGGTGATCATGGCGGTGACGGTCATCACCGTGTTCACCGACCTTGCGACCGCTGTGCTGTGCGGCATCGTGATTGCAGCGCTGAACTTCGCCTGGCAACAGGCGCGTGAACTGTATGCCGACGAACACCTGGAAGCTGACGGCAGCAAACTCTACCGTCTGCACGGCACGTTGTTCTTTGCCTCCACCACGCCGTTCCTGAATCAATTCGACCCGGCCAACGACCCGGCCCAGGTGACGCTCGATTGCCGTCACCTGAGCTTCGTCGACTATTCAGCGATTGCCGCGCTGATGACCCTGCGTGAGCGCTACAGCAAGGCGGGCAAGCATTTGCGCGTGCTGCATTTGTCGGAACGCTGCAAGAAGCTGCTCAAGCGTGCGAAGGTTCATCACGATTAG
- a CDS encoding NAD-dependent epimerase/dehydratase family protein: protein MHVFVTGAAGFIGGSIATGLVKAGHNVTGLVRSAEQAAQMTALGITPVIGSLDDAAVLTEQAQHADAVINAASSDHRAGVETLLAALKGSNKVFLHTSGSSIVGDASGGKASDVVYFEDNLPAPTADKAARVAIDDLILAAAKDGVNSAVICNTLIYGHSLGVKRDSVQLPRLLKQARKSGVVRHVGPGQNIWSNVHIEDVVALYLLALTKNVPGTFYFVESSEAAFIDMTTAIAQALELGEPQDWPLAEAEAEWGYEMANYGLGSNSRVRGKQARERLGWAPKRTSVVEWIRNEMV, encoded by the coding sequence ATGCATGTATTCGTTACCGGCGCCGCAGGTTTTATCGGCGGCTCCATCGCCACCGGTCTGGTCAAGGCCGGGCACAACGTCACCGGCCTGGTGCGCAGCGCCGAGCAAGCTGCGCAAATGACTGCGCTGGGCATCACCCCGGTGATCGGTAGCCTGGATGACGCCGCCGTATTGACCGAACAGGCGCAGCACGCCGATGCGGTGATCAATGCCGCCAGCAGCGACCACCGCGCTGGCGTCGAAACCCTGCTGGCTGCCTTGAAAGGCTCCAACAAAGTGTTTCTGCACACCAGCGGTTCGAGCATCGTCGGCGATGCGTCGGGCGGCAAGGCCAGTGATGTCGTCTACTTCGAAGACAACCTGCCAGCCCCGACCGCCGACAAGGCCGCCCGCGTGGCGATTGATGACTTGATCCTGGCCGCAGCCAAGGACGGTGTGAATTCAGCGGTGATCTGTAACACCCTGATCTACGGTCACAGCCTGGGCGTGAAGCGTGACAGCGTGCAATTGCCGCGCTTGCTCAAGCAGGCCCGCAAAAGTGGCGTGGTGCGCCATGTGGGGCCAGGGCAGAACATCTGGTCCAACGTGCATATCGAAGACGTGGTTGCGTTGTACCTGCTGGCGCTGACGAAGAATGTGCCGGGCACGTTCTACTTTGTGGAAAGCAGCGAAGCTGCGTTCATCGACATGACCACCGCCATCGCACAAGCGCTTGAACTGGGTGAACCGCAAGATTGGCCACTGGCCGAGGCGGAGGCCGAGTGGGGTTATGAAATGGCCAACTACGGCCTGGGCTCCAACAGCCGGGTGCGTGGCAAGCAGGCCCGTGAACGGCTGGGCTGGGCGCCGAAGCGTACGTCGGTGGTTGAGTGGATTCGCAACGAGATGGTGTGA
- a CDS encoding gluconate:H+ symporter, with product MAASPGFGLLAYAAIAIIALIVLIARYRLNPFIVITLVSIGLALMAGMPADTIMGSYEAGVGKTLGHIALVVALGTMLGKMMAESGGAEQVARTLINRFGERNAHWAMVCIAFLVGLPLFFEVGFVLLVPIAFTVARRVGVSILMVGLPMVAGLSVVHALVPPHPAAMMAVLAYNASVGQTVLYAILIGIPTAIIAGPVYARFIVPRIHLPAQNPLERQFIEREPRTRLPSFALTMATLLLPVVLMMIGGWANVISTPGTGFNQFLLFIGNSVIALLVATLVSFWTLGLAQGFNRESILKFTNECLAPTASITLLVGAGGGLNRILVDAGVTHEILGLANAFQLSPLVMGWLFAALMRIATGSATVAMTTASGVVAPVALGMGYPHPELLVLATGAGSVIFSHVNDGGFWLIKEYFNMTVIQTFKTWTVLETLISVVAFGLTYGLSLVL from the coding sequence ATGGCCGCATCACCGGGCTTCGGGCTGTTGGCATACGCTGCCATCGCCATCATCGCTTTGATCGTGCTGATCGCACGTTACCGACTCAACCCGTTTATCGTCATCACCCTGGTGTCCATTGGCCTGGCGCTGATGGCCGGGATGCCGGCGGACACCATCATGGGCTCCTACGAAGCCGGGGTTGGCAAGACCCTGGGGCACATCGCCCTGGTCGTGGCGCTGGGCACCATGCTTGGCAAGATGATGGCCGAGTCCGGTGGCGCGGAGCAGGTGGCGCGTACGTTGATCAACCGTTTCGGCGAACGCAACGCCCACTGGGCGATGGTCTGCATCGCGTTTCTGGTGGGGCTGCCGCTGTTCTTCGAGGTGGGCTTTGTCTTGCTGGTGCCGATCGCCTTTACCGTGGCGCGGCGCGTGGGCGTGTCGATCCTGATGGTCGGCCTGCCGATGGTGGCCGGCCTGTCGGTGGTGCATGCGTTGGTACCGCCGCACCCGGCGGCGATGATGGCGGTGCTGGCGTACAACGCCTCGGTCGGGCAGACCGTGCTGTATGCGATCCTGATCGGTATTCCTACAGCGATCATCGCCGGCCCGGTCTACGCCAGGTTCATCGTGCCGCGTATCCACCTGCCGGCGCAAAACCCGCTGGAACGCCAGTTCATCGAGCGCGAACCCCGGACCCGTCTGCCAAGCTTCGCGCTGACCATGGCCACCCTTCTGCTGCCGGTGGTGCTGATGATGATCGGCGGCTGGGCCAATGTGATTTCCACGCCGGGGACCGGTTTCAACCAATTCCTGTTATTCATCGGCAACTCGGTAATCGCGTTGCTGGTGGCGACCCTGGTGAGCTTCTGGACCTTGGGGCTGGCCCAGGGCTTCAACCGCGAGTCGATCCTCAAGTTCACCAATGAATGCCTGGCGCCTACGGCGAGCATCACCCTGCTGGTAGGTGCCGGCGGCGGCTTGAATCGCATCCTGGTGGATGCCGGTGTCACCCACGAAATTCTCGGCCTGGCCAACGCGTTTCAGCTATCGCCGCTGGTGATGGGCTGGCTGTTCGCCGCGCTGATGCGTATCGCCACGGGCTCGGCCACGGTGGCGATGACCACCGCGTCCGGTGTGGTCGCGCCGGTCGCCCTGGGGATGGGTTATCCACACCCTGAATTGCTGGTACTGGCGACCGGTGCGGGTTCGGTGATCTTTTCCCACGTCAACGACGGCGGCTTCTGGCTGATCAAGGAATACTTCAATATGACGGTGATCCAGACCTTCAAGACCTGGACCGTGCTGGAAACCCTGATTTCGGTGGTTGCCTTCGGCCTCACTTACGGTCTGTCCCTTGTTTTATGA
- a CDS encoding D-aminoacylase: MKYDTLIRQALIIDGSNTPGYLADVGVRNGRIETIGDLSTAVAEQVVDAAGRVLAPGFIDVHTHDDTVVIRHPQMLPKLSQGVTTVIVGNCGISASPVSLRGDPPDPMNLLGTREAFAYPRFADYRAAVEGAHPAVNVAALIGHTALRSNHMDDLHRIACADEIAAMRVQLQESLQAGALGLSTGLAYASAFNAETDEVLQLSEELTAYGAVYTTHLRSEFEPVLDAMDEAFLIGRHARAPVIISHLKCAGAGNWGRSPQLLASLEAAAKTHPVGCDCYPYAASSSTLDLKQVTDAFRITITWSTPQPDMGGRDLQDIAGEWGVSLMDAARRLQPAGAVYYGMDEEDVRRILAHPLSMVGSDGLPEDPFPHPRLWGAFPRVLGHFSRDVGLFPLHTAVHKMTGLSAARFGLTERGQIREGHWADLVLFDPLRVRDVADFKEPQRAAEGIDGVWVNGVLSYAQGRACGARSGVFLARSGDLREGFADRSAI, from the coding sequence ATGAAATACGACACGCTGATTCGCCAGGCGCTGATCATTGATGGCAGCAACACCCCTGGGTACCTCGCGGATGTGGGCGTGCGCAATGGGCGTATCGAGACCATCGGCGACCTGTCCACGGCGGTGGCGGAACAGGTGGTCGACGCCGCTGGCCGTGTGTTGGCGCCGGGCTTTATCGATGTGCACACCCACGACGACACGGTGGTGATTCGCCATCCGCAGATGCTGCCCAAGCTCAGCCAGGGCGTGACCACGGTGATTGTCGGCAACTGCGGCATCAGTGCGTCGCCGGTGAGCCTGCGCGGCGATCCGCCGGACCCGATGAACCTGCTGGGCACGCGTGAGGCCTTCGCTTACCCGCGTTTTGCCGATTACCGTGCGGCGGTCGAGGGTGCGCATCCGGCGGTGAACGTCGCGGCACTGATTGGCCACACCGCGTTGCGCAGCAACCATATGGACGATCTGCATCGCATTGCGTGTGCAGACGAAATCGCGGCCATGCGGGTGCAGCTGCAGGAAAGCCTGCAAGCCGGCGCCCTGGGTTTATCCACAGGCCTGGCCTACGCCAGCGCCTTCAACGCAGAGACCGATGAGGTGCTGCAACTGAGCGAAGAACTGACGGCGTATGGCGCGGTGTACACCACCCACTTGCGCAGTGAATTCGAGCCGGTCCTGGACGCAATGGACGAGGCCTTTCTGATCGGCCGGCATGCCAGGGCGCCCGTGATTATTTCCCACCTCAAGTGCGCGGGTGCGGGTAACTGGGGGCGCAGCCCGCAGCTGTTGGCGTCGCTGGAAGCCGCGGCGAAAACCCATCCGGTAGGGTGTGATTGCTATCCCTACGCGGCCAGTTCTTCGACCCTGGACCTCAAGCAGGTCACCGATGCGTTTCGCATTACCATCACCTGGTCCACGCCGCAGCCTGACATGGGCGGGCGTGACCTGCAGGACATTGCCGGCGAGTGGGGCGTTTCGCTGATGGACGCCGCCCGCCGCCTGCAACCGGCGGGGGCGGTGTACTACGGAATGGATGAAGAGGACGTGCGACGTATCCTCGCGCATCCGCTGTCGATGGTGGGCTCCGACGGTTTGCCCGAAGACCCGTTCCCTCACCCACGGTTATGGGGTGCGTTTCCGCGGGTGCTGGGACATTTCAGTCGTGATGTCGGCTTGTTCCCGTTGCACACGGCGGTGCACAAGATGACCGGGCTCTCGGCAGCGCGCTTCGGCCTCACTGAACGTGGGCAAATTCGTGAAGGGCACTGGGCCGACCTGGTGTTGTTCGATCCGCTGCGTGTGAGAGACGTGGCGGATTTCAAAGAGCCACAGCGAGCAGCCGAAGGGATTGATGGCGTGTGGGTCAACGGGGTGCTCAGCTACGCTCAAGGGCGGGCCTGTGGAGCGCGATCCGGCGTGTTCCTGGCCCGTTCGGGTGATTTGCGCGAAGGCTTTGCTGATAGGTCAGCAATATGA
- a CDS encoding dermonecrotic toxin domain-containing protein, whose amino-acid sequence MHSPVSAVLNRPKAPEIADKQAMVQGIVSAHIEANKLFTSDSGAGLPDPHQWVKSWIQDNVELRTGKRIDPDKVWLHQFFPAQTTPSKNTITQYEHRGRPERSMTLTEAVTSNFFAAEQYGVSGKVQTAAHFASSNVSPTTIFHSESVSDFFSRLGKLIIDRTGPGYIYSKITEDVPAARESWRDLDSAYGIYMDGPQAGVYNKDNELPLKPSQMLAMVRNADLQKQVSNSFDAFWLKHFTDWQGMAKAKFISEARLAREAHRSDPAQGLSEDDYRLLMEVGAPNIGLDEEPTLTQLRTRAPYYGSSSLLRLDINGYNATDIYRFVRRNGEEILYIPGEKPSLLKFMNLTELNQWVVAQGKDPIKAAALAQHFSLADRQQGIFGALSVNGVDSALKKLGTGEMAADLSHINANNQRVDDDLFAFMAKQTQARISSDIDTEIKSNAEVTQDDALGFVQSANAVFSIPLALLGPIGLGIGAVAFGTQVGLEVENAVDGDTQQERQSGLHASLFDLATMALVHAAGKSALPKAAQEPVPGTPAPSLQRVNGQVGYLAGPTKPFQFSTPRPINPLYDHALDTYLSPRTPTSPWTESNDLASESMEASEPANSAEATLVPGSSSGSDAGDSMDSSPASNATSSAQYSPYNDAHVLKENLFKDKVTLPSGGYFNSRGMIERTDIPKLYRAESTERVERRGSPVTYGFNDSNFFDGVEKMMDGDVLITSRSKEAAMEYGRTQFNGKYKLYEIDTSQIPAVSLVENVEHNPQFFEAREGKEPGEIDELRSNGDLNMFGQGAYGFDEVHLAHDRALQGRITELWTR is encoded by the coding sequence ATGCATAGCCCGGTCAGTGCTGTTTTGAATCGTCCCAAGGCACCAGAAATTGCAGATAAGCAGGCGATGGTGCAGGGTATTGTGTCTGCTCATATCGAAGCGAATAAACTTTTTACTTCTGATTCCGGCGCTGGCCTGCCTGATCCTCATCAATGGGTTAAGTCCTGGATACAGGATAATGTCGAGTTACGAACGGGTAAGCGTATCGACCCTGATAAAGTCTGGCTGCATCAGTTCTTTCCTGCCCAGACCACCCCGTCTAAAAACACTATTACACAGTACGAGCACCGTGGCAGGCCCGAAAGGTCGATGACATTGACCGAGGCGGTAACCAGCAATTTTTTTGCGGCCGAGCAATATGGTGTATCCGGGAAAGTACAGACAGCGGCGCACTTCGCTTCTTCGAACGTGAGCCCGACGACAATCTTTCATAGTGAGAGTGTCTCGGATTTTTTCAGCAGGCTGGGGAAGTTGATTATTGATCGTACCGGCCCGGGGTACATCTATTCAAAGATCACTGAGGATGTTCCCGCTGCCAGGGAAAGCTGGCGGGACCTCGACTCGGCTTATGGCATTTACATGGATGGGCCGCAAGCGGGGGTGTACAACAAGGACAATGAATTGCCCTTGAAACCTTCGCAAATGCTGGCGATGGTACGTAATGCCGACTTGCAGAAGCAGGTGTCGAATTCATTCGATGCATTCTGGTTGAAGCATTTCACGGATTGGCAAGGAATGGCCAAGGCCAAGTTCATCAGTGAGGCCCGGCTGGCGAGGGAGGCCCACCGCTCGGACCCCGCCCAGGGTCTTTCGGAAGATGACTACCGCTTACTCATGGAGGTGGGGGCTCCCAACATTGGTCTTGACGAGGAGCCGACACTGACCCAGTTGCGCACGCGGGCACCTTACTATGGATCGTCCAGTTTGTTGCGCCTGGACATCAATGGCTATAACGCCACCGACATCTATCGGTTCGTACGCCGCAATGGCGAAGAAATTTTGTACATCCCCGGCGAGAAGCCGTCCTTGCTCAAGTTCATGAACCTGACAGAACTTAATCAGTGGGTGGTGGCGCAGGGTAAAGACCCCATTAAGGCCGCAGCGCTCGCACAACACTTTTCGCTTGCCGATCGTCAGCAGGGTATTTTTGGGGCGCTGAGTGTCAACGGTGTGGACAGTGCCCTGAAAAAGCTCGGCACCGGTGAGATGGCGGCCGATTTGAGCCATATCAACGCCAATAACCAACGTGTGGATGATGATCTATTTGCCTTTATGGCTAAACAGACACAAGCCCGGATTAGCTCGGATATTGATACCGAAATCAAATCCAATGCTGAGGTCACTCAGGATGATGCCCTGGGTTTCGTACAATCGGCCAACGCGGTTTTTTCCATTCCCTTGGCATTGCTCGGACCTATAGGTTTAGGCATCGGTGCCGTGGCCTTTGGCACGCAGGTGGGGCTGGAAGTCGAAAATGCGGTAGACGGCGATACCCAGCAAGAACGCCAGAGCGGGCTCCATGCATCGCTATTCGACCTGGCAACCATGGCGTTGGTGCACGCAGCGGGCAAAAGTGCGTTGCCTAAAGCCGCCCAAGAGCCAGTGCCAGGGACACCGGCGCCTTCATTGCAACGTGTCAATGGGCAGGTGGGTTACCTGGCGGGCCCCACGAAACCCTTTCAGTTTTCAACGCCGCGCCCGATCAACCCTTTGTATGATCACGCTTTAGACACGTATTTATCACCGAGAACCCCGACGTCGCCCTGGACAGAGTCGAACGATTTGGCCAGTGAGTCCATGGAGGCTTCAGAACCTGCGAATTCTGCAGAGGCAACGTTGGTTCCCGGCTCCTCGAGCGGTTCCGACGCTGGCGATTCAATGGACTCTTCACCGGCCTCCAACGCAACGTCCAGCGCGCAATATTCGCCGTACAACGATGCGCATGTCTTGAAAGAGAACCTCTTCAAAGACAAGGTTACCCTGCCTTCCGGCGGTTATTTCAATAGTCGGGGAATGATCGAAAGAACCGATATACCAAAATTGTACCGCGCGGAGAGTACCGAGAGGGTGGAGCGGCGTGGTAGCCCGGTGACCTATGGGTTCAACGATTCCAACTTCTTCGACGGCGTAGAGAAAATGATGGATGGCGATGTGCTCATCACCTCTCGTTCCAAAGAGGCTGCCATGGAGTACGGTCGGACCCAGTTCAATGGGAAGTACAAACTATACGAAATCGACACATCGCAAATACCTGCGGTTTCGCTGGTTGAGAACGTTGAGCACAACCCGCAATTCTTTGAAGCGCGGGAGGGCAAGGAACCGGGTGAAATTGATGAGCTGCGTAGCAATGGAGACTTGAACATGTTCGGACAGGGTGCCTATGGGTTCGACGAGGTTCACCTGGCTCATGATCGTGCTCTTCAGGGGCGGATAACGGAGTTGTGGACGCGATAG
- a CDS encoding MurR/RpiR family transcriptional regulator: MDILYQIRARQDSFSAGEGRIAKLMLGDVSFAASASLEALSQRAEVSTATLSRFARSVGCRDLRDLRLQLAQASGVGSRFLDPAGLPEQSAFHRQILGDIEATLRQHLSGFNQHSFADAVSLLGKARMIHAFGMGGPSSLCSDELQVRLVRLGYPIAACHDPVMMRVTAATLGPEQALIVCSLTGLTPELLDVVTLARNYGARIIAITLADSPLAGLADVLLPLQPAETSFIYKPTAARYGMLLAIDLLATELALAMPDANQERLRRIKLALDDYRGGPDSLPLGD; encoded by the coding sequence ATGGACATCCTCTACCAGATCCGCGCCCGCCAGGATTCCTTCAGCGCCGGCGAAGGGCGCATCGCCAAACTGATGCTCGGTGACGTGAGCTTTGCCGCGTCGGCCAGTCTGGAAGCGCTGTCGCAACGGGCCGAGGTCAGCACCGCCACCTTGTCGCGGTTTGCCCGCAGTGTCGGTTGCCGCGATTTGCGTGACCTGCGCCTGCAACTGGCCCAGGCCAGCGGGGTGGGCAGCCGCTTCCTGGACCCGGCGGGGCTGCCGGAACAGTCGGCGTTTCATCGGCAGATTCTCGGCGATATCGAAGCGACGTTGCGCCAGCACCTGTCGGGCTTCAATCAGCACAGCTTTGCCGACGCCGTCAGCCTGCTCGGCAAGGCACGCATGATTCATGCGTTTGGCATGGGCGGCCCGTCGAGCCTGTGCAGCGATGAACTGCAGGTGCGCCTGGTGCGCCTGGGCTATCCGATTGCGGCCTGCCATGACCCGGTGATGATGCGCGTGACCGCGGCGACCCTGGGGCCGGAACAGGCGCTGATTGTCTGCTCGCTGACGGGCCTTACCCCTGAGCTGCTGGATGTGGTGACGCTGGCGCGCAACTACGGCGCGCGCATCATCGCCATCACCCTGGCGGATTCGCCCCTGGCCGGGTTGGCGGATGTGCTGCTGCCGCTGCAACCGGCTGAAACCAGCTTTATCTACAAACCCACGGCTGCGCGTTACGGCATGTTGCTGGCCATCGACCTGCTGGCCACCGAGCTGGCGCTGGCCATGCCTGACGCCAACCAGGAACGCCTGCGCCGCATCAAGCTGGCCCTGGACGATTATCGCGGCGGCCCCGACAGCCTGCCGCTTGGAGACTGA
- a CDS encoding sulfite exporter TauE/SafE family protein gives MTTFLTFYQTLGPALTLLVMGTFLLAGTVKGVIGLGLPTVAMGMLGLAMLPAQAAALLIIPSTVTNLWQLALGGHLSVLLKRLWPMFVLIALGAGLGTLWLGMDAGPWVVRALGGALLVYGLSGLFLPTFKVAPRTERWLGPLCGLITGLITSATGVFVIPAVPYLQALGLSRDQLVQALGLSFSVSTLALAAGLAWRGALGGGEVGASLVALVPALLGMWLGQALRQRISALWFKRVFFTGMALLGAHLLLAG, from the coding sequence ATGACTACTTTCCTGACGTTCTACCAAACCCTCGGTCCAGCCCTGACTCTGCTGGTGATGGGCACCTTCCTGCTGGCCGGTACCGTCAAGGGCGTGATCGGCCTGGGCCTGCCCACCGTGGCCATGGGCATGCTCGGCCTGGCTATGTTGCCGGCGCAGGCTGCGGCATTGCTGATTATTCCTTCGACGGTCACCAACCTCTGGCAATTGGCGCTGGGTGGGCACTTGAGTGTCTTGCTCAAGCGGTTGTGGCCGATGTTCGTGCTCATTGCCCTCGGCGCCGGGCTGGGCACGCTGTGGCTGGGCATGGACGCTGGGCCGTGGGTGGTCCGCGCGCTGGGCGGGGCGCTGTTGGTGTATGGGCTGAGTGGTTTGTTCCTGCCCACCTTCAAGGTGGCGCCCCGAACCGAGCGCTGGCTGGGCCCGTTGTGTGGGTTGATCACCGGCCTCATCACCTCGGCCACCGGCGTGTTCGTGATCCCTGCGGTGCCGTACCTGCAAGCATTAGGCTTGAGCCGCGATCAACTGGTGCAGGCGCTGGGGCTGTCGTTCAGCGTGTCGACCCTGGCGTTGGCCGCCGGGCTGGCCTGGCGCGGTGCGCTCGGCGGCGGTGAAGTGGGGGCGTCGTTGGTGGCGCTGGTTCCGGCATTGCTCGGCATGTGGCTGGGCCAGGCGCTGCGCCAGCGCATCAGTGCGCTGTGGTTCAAGCGGGTTTTTTTCACGGGCATGGCGCTGCTGGGCGCTCATTTGTTGCTGGCTGGTTAA
- a CDS encoding lysozyme inhibitor LprI family protein, with product MIRTTLAAGALLLAVCGTAAAADNPALKKCMDGANTTAEMVGCNVKEAKVQDARLNKAYKTALAAQEGNRRDQLQDLQRLWIKYRDANCAFAGSATGGTIDQVNGSGCVLDMTQARAQELEDLVGP from the coding sequence ATGATTCGCACGACACTTGCCGCCGGCGCCCTGCTTCTTGCCGTGTGCGGCACTGCCGCCGCCGCCGATAACCCGGCGTTGAAAAAATGCATGGACGGCGCCAACACCACGGCCGAGATGGTTGGTTGCAACGTCAAGGAGGCCAAGGTGCAGGACGCCCGACTGAACAAGGCTTACAAGACTGCGCTGGCCGCCCAGGAAGGCAACCGCAGGGACCAATTGCAGGACCTGCAGCGCCTGTGGATCAAATACCGTGACGCCAACTGCGCCTTTGCCGGCAGCGCCACCGGCGGCACCATCGATCAGGTCAACGGCTCCGGCTGCGTGCTGGACATGACCCAGGCCCGCGCCCAGGAACTGGAAGACCTGGTCGGGCCTTAA